In a single window of the Streptomyces cinnabarinus genome:
- a CDS encoding suppressor of fused domain protein — translation MVDVLPLVEARLRSALGEPDARAAVTFLGTDRVEVLRFHEGDIVRYATLGMSAHPMSDPTAVLADPVKGPRAELVLSVRTGLADTDKALRALAVLAASPQVEGVVVAPGASLDVGEPLWPGAPFTSVLVAEPGGLVEDLELDEPMDPVHFLPLLPMTPNEAAWKRVHGAQALQERWLTSGTDLRDPSRASVSLT, via the coding sequence ATGGTTGATGTTCTTCCTCTGGTCGAGGCCCGGTTGCGCTCCGCGCTGGGCGAACCGGACGCCCGCGCCGCGGTCACCTTCCTCGGCACGGACCGCGTCGAAGTCCTCCGTTTCCACGAGGGCGACATCGTCCGCTACGCCACCCTCGGCATGTCCGCGCACCCCATGTCCGACCCCACCGCGGTGCTCGCCGACCCGGTCAAGGGGCCGCGCGCCGAGCTGGTCCTCTCCGTCCGCACGGGCCTCGCCGACACCGACAAGGCGCTTCGGGCGCTCGCCGTGCTGGCCGCGTCCCCGCAGGTCGAGGGTGTGGTCGTGGCGCCCGGTGCCTCGCTCGACGTGGGTGAACCGCTGTGGCCCGGCGCCCCGTTCACCTCGGTGCTGGTCGCCGAGCCGGGCGGGCTGGTCGAGGATCTGGAGCTGGACGAGCCGATGGATCCCGTCCACTTCCTGCCGTTGCTGCCCATGACCCCGAACGAGGCCGCCTGGAAGCGGGTGCACGGCGCCCAGGCCCTTCAGGAGCGCTGGCTGACGAGCGGGACGGACCTCAGGGATCCGTCCCGCGCCTCGGTCTCGCTGACGTGA
- a CDS encoding MFS transporter encodes MDPFDAGAGGLLRQPKAVWATAGASVVAFMGIGLVDPILPSIAQGLDATAGQVSLLFTSYFLITAVAMLVTGVVSSRIGGRRTLLLGLALVVVFAGLAGTSDSVAGLVGFRAGWGLGNALFVSTALAVIVGAAAGGSAAAILLYESALGLGMACGPLLGALLGDASWRYPFFGTAFLMAVGFLCIAAFLKEQPKPARKTSLLDPLKALGHGGLASAAASSFFYNYTFFTVLAFTPFVLDMTPYKSGAVFFAWGVLLAVFSVLVAPRLQRRFGSLKVLGGSLLLLAADVLVLGYGDHTTAVVCTILSGAFIGVNNTVYTELALGVSDAPRPVASAGYNFVRWFAAAAAPYFAPKIEEWTDVRMPFVVAAVTAVLGAVVVVVRRKALTHEAEELEERHAAEGGVAVFAN; translated from the coding sequence ATGGACCCCTTCGACGCGGGAGCCGGCGGCCTCCTTCGCCAGCCCAAGGCCGTGTGGGCGACCGCCGGCGCGTCCGTCGTCGCCTTCATGGGCATCGGCCTGGTCGACCCGATCCTGCCGTCGATCGCCCAGGGCCTGGACGCCACGGCCGGCCAGGTCTCCCTGCTCTTCACCTCGTACTTCCTGATCACGGCCGTGGCGATGCTGGTCACCGGCGTCGTCTCCAGCCGGATCGGCGGCCGGCGGACCCTGCTGCTCGGCCTCGCCCTGGTGGTCGTCTTCGCGGGCCTCGCCGGCACCTCGGACTCGGTCGCCGGACTGGTCGGCTTCCGGGCGGGCTGGGGCCTCGGCAACGCCCTCTTCGTCTCCACCGCCCTCGCGGTGATCGTCGGCGCGGCGGCGGGCGGGAGCGCCGCGGCGATCCTGCTGTACGAGTCCGCGCTCGGTCTCGGCATGGCCTGCGGACCGCTGCTGGGCGCCCTGCTCGGCGACGCGAGCTGGCGCTACCCGTTCTTCGGCACGGCGTTCCTGATGGCCGTCGGCTTCCTGTGCATCGCGGCGTTCCTGAAGGAGCAGCCGAAGCCGGCCCGGAAGACCTCGCTGCTCGACCCGCTCAAGGCGCTCGGCCACGGCGGTCTGGCCTCCGCCGCGGCCTCGTCGTTCTTCTACAACTACACGTTCTTCACCGTGCTGGCCTTCACCCCGTTCGTGCTGGACATGACCCCGTACAAGTCCGGGGCGGTGTTCTTCGCCTGGGGTGTGCTGCTCGCCGTGTTCTCGGTGCTCGTGGCACCGCGGCTCCAGCGGCGGTTCGGTTCGCTGAAGGTGCTGGGCGGCTCACTGCTGCTGCTCGCGGCCGACGTACTGGTCCTCGGCTACGGCGACCACACCACAGCCGTCGTCTGCACGATCCTGTCCGGCGCCTTCATCGGCGTGAACAACACCGTCTACACGGAGCTGGCGCTCGGCGTCTCGGACGCCCCGCGGCCCGTGGCGAGCGCCGGCTACAACTTCGTGCGCTGGTTCGCGGCCGCCGCGGCGCCCTACTTCGCGCCGAAGATCGAGGAGTGGACCGACGTCCGCATGCCGTTCGTGGTGGCGGCGGTCACCGCGGTGCTGGGTGCCGTCGTGGTCGTCGTACGGCGGAAGGCGCTCACGCACGAGGCCGAGGAGCTGGAGGAGCGGCACGCGGCCGAGGGCGGGGTCGCCGTCTTTGCCAACTGA
- a CDS encoding PHP domain-containing protein, protein MRIDLHTHSTASDGTDSPAELVRNAAAAGLEVVALTDHDTTRGYAEAIAALPAGLTLVTGAELSCRIDGISMHMLAYLFDPEEPALLAERELVRDDRVPRAQGMIAKLNALGVPVTWEQVSRIAGEGSVGRPHVASALVELGVVPTVGDAFTQDWLADGGRAFVEKHETDPFEAIRLVKGAGGVTVFAHPAAAKRGRTVPESAIAELAAAGLDGIEVDHMDHDPDTRARLRGLGADLGLLMTGSSDYHGSRKTCVLGEYTTDPEVYGEITRRATGAFPVPGTGGA, encoded by the coding sequence GTGCGTATCGACCTGCACACCCACTCCACCGCGTCCGACGGTACGGACAGCCCCGCCGAACTGGTGCGCAACGCCGCCGCCGCGGGTCTTGAGGTGGTCGCGCTCACCGATCACGACACCACCCGTGGGTACGCCGAGGCCATCGCCGCGCTGCCCGCGGGGCTGACTCTGGTGACCGGGGCCGAGCTGTCCTGTCGTATCGACGGGATCAGCATGCACATGCTGGCCTATCTCTTCGATCCCGAGGAGCCGGCGCTGCTCGCCGAGCGGGAGCTGGTCCGGGACGACCGGGTGCCGCGGGCCCAGGGCATGATCGCCAAGCTGAACGCGCTGGGTGTGCCGGTGACCTGGGAGCAGGTCTCGCGGATCGCCGGTGAGGGCTCGGTCGGACGGCCGCATGTCGCCTCCGCGCTGGTCGAGCTGGGCGTCGTGCCGACCGTGGGCGACGCCTTCACGCAGGACTGGCTGGCCGACGGCGGGCGGGCCTTCGTGGAGAAGCACGAGACGGATCCCTTCGAGGCGATCCGGCTGGTCAAGGGCGCGGGCGGAGTCACCGTGTTCGCCCATCCCGCGGCCGCCAAGCGGGGCCGTACCGTGCCCGAGTCGGCCATCGCGGAGCTGGCAGCGGCCGGACTCGACGGCATCGAGGTCGACCACATGGACCACGACCCGGACACCCGGGCGCGGCTGCGCGGCCTCGGCGCGGACCTGGGCCTGCTGATGACCGGCTCCAGCGACTACCACGGCAGCCGCAAGACCTGTGTGCTCGGCGAGTACACGACCGACCCAGAGGTCTACGGCGAGATCACCCGGCGAGCGACCGGGGCGTTCCCGGTGCCCGGGACCGGCGGAGCCTGA
- a CDS encoding NYN domain-containing protein has protein sequence MNDDLSALGARIDRTNELLQRMLAEVAKTPSTHAIFVDAGYLYAAAGRLVAGTEDRRAFDLDAEGLIEALIDRARTIFADSRLLRVYWYDGARRRIHTAEQQSIAELPDVKVRLGNLNANNQQKGVDSLIRTDLESLARHRAISDAALLGGDEDLVSAVEAAQGYGARVHLWGIEAPEGRNQAEPLLWEVDSQRTFDLDFFKPYVSRRTATAYEATAARPTREDVRFVGAQIAAKWLAARGRESLVELLPGHPYLPGSVDQDLLVEAEGLLQYSLRGQADLRRALRDGFWEHLQAQY, from the coding sequence ATGAACGACGACCTCTCGGCGCTCGGCGCCCGTATCGACCGCACCAACGAGTTGCTCCAGCGCATGCTCGCCGAGGTGGCGAAGACACCCTCGACCCATGCGATCTTCGTCGACGCGGGCTATCTCTACGCGGCCGCCGGCCGGCTCGTCGCCGGGACCGAGGACCGGCGCGCCTTCGACCTGGACGCCGAGGGACTGATCGAGGCGCTCATCGACCGCGCCCGGACGATCTTCGCCGACAGCAGGCTGCTGCGCGTGTACTGGTACGACGGCGCCCGGCGCCGGATCCACACCGCCGAGCAGCAGTCCATCGCCGAGCTGCCGGACGTGAAGGTGCGGCTCGGCAACCTCAACGCCAACAACCAGCAGAAGGGCGTCGACTCGCTGATCCGCACCGACCTGGAGTCACTCGCCCGGCACCGCGCCATCAGCGACGCGGCCCTGCTCGGCGGTGACGAGGACCTGGTCTCCGCGGTGGAGGCGGCGCAGGGGTACGGCGCCCGGGTCCACCTGTGGGGCATCGAGGCGCCCGAGGGACGCAACCAGGCCGAGCCGCTGCTCTGGGAGGTCGACAGCCAGCGCACCTTCGACCTCGACTTCTTCAAGCCGTACGTCTCCCGGCGCACGGCCACCGCCTACGAGGCGACGGCGGCCCGGCCCACCCGCGAGGACGTCCGCTTCGTCGGTGCGCAGATCGCCGCGAAGTGGCTGGCGGCGCGGGGCCGGGAGTCGCTGGTGGAGCTGCTCCCCGGACATCCCTATCTGCCGGGCTCCGTCGACCAGGATCTGCTGGTCGAGGCGGAGGGGCTGCTGCAGTACTCCCTGCGCGGACAGGCGGACCTGCGGCGGGCGCTGCGCGACGGCTTCTGGGAGCACCTTCAGGCGCAGTACTAG
- a CDS encoding alpha/beta fold hydrolase, which translates to MTTPTPLTPPPGARAYPLRTARGDFAVVDCPVPDGVERRGVVVLLPGFTGSKEDFTLLHEPLTARGYRTVAVDGRGQYESDGPADDESAYAQGELARDVLAQAAALDAPVHLVGHSFGGQVARAAALLDHSSFRSLTLVASGPARISVSQEQRVKLLRDALAGMTMPEVWEAILAMGPPEEVGGPARGLGGLEQLRRRWLGNKPAQLAAAGRQLCAEPDRVAELAAVPLPFHVLSGEKDVTWPVPVLDEMAQRLRARRTVVPGAEHSPNIERPLPTAEALADFWDGLAKRD; encoded by the coding sequence GTGACCACCCCCACCCCCCTCACCCCGCCCCCGGGCGCCCGCGCCTACCCCCTCCGCACGGCGCGCGGGGACTTCGCTGTCGTCGACTGTCCGGTGCCGGACGGGGTGGAGCGGCGTGGTGTCGTCGTGCTGTTGCCCGGGTTCACCGGGAGCAAGGAGGATTTCACGCTGCTGCATGAGCCGCTCACGGCGCGGGGGTACCGTACGGTCGCCGTGGACGGGCGGGGACAGTACGAGTCGGACGGGCCCGCGGACGACGAGTCGGCTTACGCGCAGGGCGAGTTGGCGCGAGACGTGCTGGCGCAGGCGGCCGCGCTCGACGCCCCCGTCCATCTCGTCGGGCACTCCTTCGGCGGCCAGGTCGCGCGTGCCGCCGCCCTGCTGGACCACTCCTCGTTCCGGTCGCTGACGCTTGTCGCGTCCGGTCCCGCCCGGATCTCCGTGTCCCAGGAGCAGCGCGTCAAGCTGCTGCGGGACGCGCTCGCCGGGATGACGATGCCGGAGGTGTGGGAGGCGATCCTGGCCATGGGTCCGCCGGAGGAAGTCGGCGGCCCGGCTCGCGGTCTCGGCGGCCTGGAGCAGCTGCGCCGCCGCTGGCTCGGCAACAAGCCCGCCCAACTCGCCGCAGCGGGGCGTCAGTTGTGCGCCGAGCCGGACCGGGTCGCCGAACTGGCCGCCGTACCGCTGCCGTTCCATGTCCTGTCGGGCGAGAAGGACGTCACCTGGCCGGTGCCCGTCCTCGACGAGATGGCCCAACGGCTGCGCGCCCGCCGCACCGTCGTCCCGGGCGCCGAGCACTCCCCCAACATCGAACGGCCCCTGCCCACCGCCGAGGCCCTCGCCGACTTCTGGGACGGCCTCGCGAAGCGCGACTAG
- a CDS encoding MarC family protein — protein MFDVAVFGSLFLTLFVIMDPPGITPIFLALTSGRPAKVQKRMAFQAVCVAGGVIAVFGLLGHQILNYLHVSVPALMIAGGLLLLLIALDLLTGKTDEPKQTKDVNVALVPLGMPLLAGPGAIVSVILAVQKADSVATQVSVWAAILAIHVVLWLVMRYSLLIIRVIKDGGVVLVTRLAGMMLSAIAVQQIINGVTQVIQSS, from the coding sequence ATGTTCGACGTTGCCGTCTTCGGCTCTCTCTTTTTGACCCTTTTTGTCATCATGGATCCCCCTGGGATCACCCCGATCTTCCTGGCGCTGACCTCGGGACGCCCGGCGAAGGTGCAGAAGCGGATGGCCTTCCAGGCCGTCTGTGTGGCGGGCGGTGTGATCGCCGTCTTCGGGCTCCTCGGCCACCAGATCCTGAACTACCTGCATGTCTCCGTCCCCGCGCTGATGATCGCGGGCGGTCTGCTGCTCCTGCTCATCGCGCTCGATCTGCTCACCGGCAAGACGGACGAGCCGAAGCAGACGAAGGACGTCAATGTGGCGCTCGTACCGCTGGGCATGCCGCTGCTGGCCGGGCCCGGCGCGATCGTCTCCGTGATCCTGGCGGTGCAGAAGGCCGACAGCGTGGCCACGCAGGTCTCGGTGTGGGCGGCGATCCTCGCCATCCATGTCGTGCTGTGGCTGGTGATGCGGTACTCGCTGCTGATCATCCGAGTCATCAAGGACGGCGGTGTGGTGCTGGTGACCCGGCTCGCCGGCATGATGCTCTCCGCGATCGCCGTGCAGCAGATCATCAACGGCGTCACCCAGGTCATCCAGTCGAGCTGA
- a CDS encoding DUF6758 family protein, translated as MRGEPSCPKCGGRVRAPGLFADSWQCDVHGTVHPLQPVIPPSVEALSVVVHRTQVPVWMPWPLPVGWLFTGVACAGDDRSGGRATAVACTGPGPLGGMGELILVAEELGVGLGARYAGIDGPDPGPYMNVEKPAQAKVLAAGRPTPLWHVTSAPDDRAVFAGEALGLWLWAVVWPEQSGLLMYDELVLTDLRDAGAEVDLVPCGALSPRLLEP; from the coding sequence ATGAGGGGCGAACCCAGTTGCCCGAAGTGTGGTGGCCGGGTCAGGGCTCCCGGACTCTTCGCCGATTCCTGGCAGTGCGATGTGCACGGGACCGTGCATCCACTCCAGCCCGTGATCCCGCCCAGCGTCGAGGCCCTCAGCGTCGTCGTGCATCGCACGCAGGTACCGGTGTGGATGCCGTGGCCGCTGCCGGTCGGATGGCTGTTCACGGGTGTGGCGTGCGCGGGGGACGACCGCAGCGGTGGCCGTGCGACGGCAGTGGCCTGCACCGGCCCCGGGCCGCTCGGCGGCATGGGTGAGCTGATCCTGGTGGCCGAGGAGCTGGGGGTCGGACTCGGTGCGCGGTACGCGGGGATCGACGGGCCGGATCCGGGGCCGTACATGAACGTGGAGAAACCCGCGCAGGCGAAGGTGCTGGCCGCGGGGCGGCCGACGCCGCTGTGGCATGTCACGAGCGCGCCGGACGACCGGGCGGTCTTCGCGGGGGAGGCCCTGGGGCTGTGGCTGTGGGCCGTGGTGTGGCCCGAGCAGTCCGGGCTGCTGATGTACGACGAGCTGGTGCTGACGGATCTGCGGGACGCGGGGGCGGAGGTCGACCTGGTGCCCTGCGGGGCGCTGTCACCTCGGTTGCTTGAGCCGTAG
- a CDS encoding magnesium transporter MgtE N-terminal domain-containing protein, producing the protein MAGGTPRVFVSHLSGIAAFDPNGDQVGRVRDLVAMLRVGRRPPRLLGLVVELSTRRRIFLPMTRVTSIESGQVITTGVLNVRRFEQRPTERLVFGELLDRRVILTETGEEVTVLDLSVQQLPARRDWEVDRVFVRRGGKSGPLRRAKGESLTVEWSAVTGFSLEEKGQGAENLLATFEQLRPADLANVLHHLSPKRRAEVAAALDDDRLADVLEELPEDDQIEILGKLKEERAADVLEAMDPDDAADLLSELPEHDKERLLSLMQPDDAADMRRLMAYEEHTAGGLMTTEPIVLRPDATVADALARVRNPDLSPALAAQVYICRPPDETPTGKYLGTVHFQRLLRDPPYTLVSALLDDDLQALDPDAALPVVAGFFATYDMVAAPVVDESGSLLGAVTVDDVLDHMLPEDWRETEFHLDEGEAGNEAEEAGAHG; encoded by the coding sequence ATGGCAGGGGGCACACCCCGGGTCTTCGTCTCCCATCTGTCCGGCATCGCCGCCTTCGACCCGAACGGCGACCAGGTGGGGCGGGTCCGCGATCTGGTCGCCATGCTGCGCGTCGGACGGCGGCCGCCACGGCTGCTCGGACTGGTCGTCGAACTGTCCACCCGGCGCCGCATCTTCCTGCCCATGACCAGGGTCACCAGCATCGAGTCCGGGCAGGTCATCACCACCGGCGTGCTCAACGTCCGCCGCTTCGAGCAGCGGCCCACCGAGCGGCTGGTCTTCGGCGAGCTGCTGGACCGCCGGGTCATCCTCACCGAGACCGGCGAGGAGGTCACGGTGCTGGATCTGTCGGTGCAGCAGCTGCCCGCCCGGCGGGACTGGGAGGTCGACCGGGTGTTCGTGCGCCGGGGCGGCAAGAGCGGGCCGCTCAGGCGGGCCAAGGGCGAGTCGCTGACCGTGGAGTGGTCCGCCGTCACCGGGTTCTCGCTGGAGGAGAAGGGCCAGGGCGCGGAGAACCTGCTCGCCACCTTCGAGCAACTGCGCCCCGCCGACCTCGCCAACGTGCTGCACCATCTCTCCCCCAAGCGGCGCGCCGAGGTGGCCGCCGCCCTCGACGACGACCGGTTGGCCGACGTGCTGGAAGAGCTGCCCGAGGACGACCAGATCGAGATCCTCGGCAAGCTGAAGGAGGAGCGGGCCGCGGACGTCCTGGAGGCCATGGACCCGGACGACGCGGCCGACCTGCTCTCCGAGCTGCCCGAGCACGACAAGGAACGGCTGCTGAGCCTGATGCAGCCCGACGACGCGGCCGACATGCGGCGGCTGATGGCGTACGAGGAGCACACGGCCGGCGGTCTGATGACGACCGAGCCGATCGTGCTGCGGCCCGACGCGACCGTCGCCGACGCGCTGGCCCGGGTCCGCAACCCCGACCTCTCCCCCGCGCTCGCCGCCCAGGTCTACATCTGCCGCCCGCCCGACGAGACCCCGACCGGCAAGTACCTCGGCACGGTGCATTTCCAGCGACTGCTGCGCGATCCGCCGTACACCCTGGTCAGCGCGCTGCTCGACGACGATCTCCAGGCGCTGGACCCGGACGCGGCGCTGCCGGTGGTGGCCGGGTTCTTCGCCACGTACGACATGGTCGCGGCGCCCGTCGTCGACGAGTCGGGGTCGCTGCTGGGCGCGGTCACCGTGGACGACGTACTGGATCACATGCTGCCCGAGGACTGGCGGGAGACGGAGTTCCACCTCGACGAGGGCGAGGCCGGGAACGAGGCCGAAGAGGCGGGGGCGCATGGCTGA
- a CDS encoding magnesium and cobalt transport protein CorA — MSMIRDLRAAVRPSRPALRKGMRMDGGAYDTTRDPATPSAVVDCAVYRDGARVESGRQLSPHEAMRQVRRDGGFVWIGLHEPTEAEFAGIATEFGLHPLAVEDAVQAHQRPKLERYDDSLFTVFKTVHYVEHDELTATSEVVETGEVMCFTGRDFFITVRHGGQGSLRALRHRLQDDPELLAKGPSAVLHAIADHVVDGYIAVADALQDDIDDVETDVFSPGRKGTPRGTDAGRIYQLKREILEFKRAVSPLLRPMQLLSERPMRLIDPDIQKYFRDVADHLVRVQEQVVGFDELLNSILQANLAQASVAQNEDMRKITSWAAIIAVPTMVCGVYGMNFDYMPETHWKYGYPLVLGVTVALCLGIHRTLKRNGWL, encoded by the coding sequence ATGTCGATGATCCGTGACCTCCGTGCCGCGGTCCGTCCGTCCCGTCCCGCGCTGCGCAAGGGCATGCGCATGGACGGCGGCGCGTACGACACCACCCGTGACCCAGCGACGCCCTCCGCCGTCGTCGACTGCGCCGTCTACCGCGACGGCGCGCGCGTCGAGAGCGGACGGCAGCTGAGCCCGCACGAGGCGATGCGTCAGGTGCGGCGCGACGGTGGGTTCGTGTGGATCGGGCTGCACGAGCCGACCGAGGCCGAATTCGCCGGTATCGCCACGGAGTTCGGGCTGCACCCGCTGGCCGTGGAGGACGCGGTGCAGGCGCACCAGCGGCCCAAGCTGGAGCGGTACGACGACTCGCTGTTCACGGTGTTCAAGACGGTGCACTACGTCGAGCACGACGAACTCACCGCCACCAGCGAGGTGGTGGAGACCGGCGAGGTGATGTGCTTCACCGGACGGGACTTCTTCATCACCGTCCGGCACGGCGGACAGGGCTCGTTGCGGGCGCTCAGGCACCGGCTCCAGGACGACCCGGAGCTGCTCGCCAAGGGGCCCTCGGCGGTGCTGCACGCCATCGCCGACCATGTCGTGGACGGCTACATCGCGGTGGCCGACGCGCTCCAGGACGACATCGACGACGTGGAGACGGACGTCTTCTCGCCGGGCCGCAAGGGCACCCCGCGCGGCACCGACGCCGGACGGATCTACCAACTCAAGCGCGAGATCCTGGAGTTCAAGCGCGCGGTGTCGCCGCTGCTGCGGCCGATGCAGCTGCTCAGCGAGCGGCCGATGCGGCTGATCGACCCGGACATCCAGAAGTACTTCCGGGACGTCGCCGACCACCTCGTCCGGGTCCAGGAGCAGGTCGTCGGCTTCGACGAGCTCCTCAACTCCATCCTCCAGGCCAACCTCGCCCAGGCGTCCGTGGCCCAGAACGAGGACATGCGGAAGATCACCTCATGGGCGGCCATCATCGCCGTACCGACGATGGTGTGCGGTGTGTACGGCATGAACTTCGACTACATGCCCGAGACGCACTGGAAGTACGGCTACCCGCTCGTGCTCGGCGTGACCGTCGCCCTCTGCCTGGGCATCCACCGCACGCTCAAGCGCAACGGCTGGCTCTAG